In Vitis vinifera cultivar Pinot Noir 40024 chromosome 11, ASM3070453v1, a genomic segment contains:
- the LOC100247499 gene encoding transcription factor MYBS3 isoform X2 produces the protein MGRKCSHCGNIGHNSRTCISYKGTVVGGLRLFGVQLDLSSSSIAMKKSFSMESLPSSLASSPSPSSSLCSSRVSMDENSDKAMNGYLSDGLIARSQERKKGVPWTEEEHRTFLAGLEKLGKGDWRGISRNFVTTRTPTQVASHAQKYFLRQATLSKKKRRSSLFDMVGNSNMAGQHVYSFCPKPSDHIPTQYLNIASSQYEGRQETSLPLQIDLNSSGKVIKSDNPETDHSQLPPSHNTVPVWLYGLIDSRPQPAAATKPVPPNAVPDDLELTLAPRPRDRKKSSPTSLLIGAISVV, from the exons ATGGGCAGAAAGTGCTCACATTGTGGAAACATAGGCCATAATTCAAGGACCTGTATCAGTTACAAGGGCACCGTTGTTGGCGGACTCAGGCTCTTTGGGGTGCAACTTGACCTATCTTCATCTTCTATTGCTATGAAGAAGAGTTTTAGCATGGAGAGCTTGCCGTCATCATTAGCCtcgtcaccttccccatcttctTCATTATGCTCATCACGAGTTTCAATGGATGAGAATTCTGATAAAGCCATGAATGGCTATCTCTCTGATGGTCTTATAGCTAGAAGCCAAGAGAGGAAGAAGG GAGTCCCATGGACAGAGGAGGAGCATCGGACGTTTCTAGCTGGGCTTGAGAAGCTAGGGAAGGGTGACTGGAGGGGGATCTCTAGAAACTTTGTGACTACAAGAACTCCAACCCAAGTGGCCAGCCATGCTCAGAAGTATTTTCTCCGACAGGCGACCCTCAGCAAGAAGAAGCGGCGTTCAAGCCTCTTCGACATG GTTGGGAATAGCAACATGGCTGGTCAACATGTATACAGTTTTTGTCCCAAACCGAGCGATCACATTCCCACACAATACCTCAACATAGCAAGCTCTCAATATGAAGGTCGCCAGGAAACCTCTCTGCCCCTGCAGATAGACCTTAATTCCTCTGGAAAAGTTATTAAATCAGATAATCCAGAAACTGACCATTCTCAACTACCTCCATCCCATAATACCGTGCCAGTTTGGCTATATGGATTGATCGATTCCCGACCACAGCCTGCAGCTGCAACAAAACCCGTTCCTCCAAATGCAGTACCTGATGATCTAGAGCTCACACTTGCTCCTAGGCCTCGGGATCGAAAGAAATCATCCCCAACTTCCCTTTTAATTGGAGCAATTAGTGTTGTCTAA
- the LOC100247499 gene encoding transcription factor MYBS3 isoform X1: protein MGRKCSHCGNIGHNSRTCISYKGTVVGGLRLFGVQLDLSSSSIAMKKSFSMESLPSSLASSPSPSSSLCSSRVSMDENSDKAMNGYLSDGLIARSQERKKGEPGMNSILVITMFDINRVPWTEEEHRTFLAGLEKLGKGDWRGISRNFVTTRTPTQVASHAQKYFLRQATLSKKKRRSSLFDMVGNSNMAGQHVYSFCPKPSDHIPTQYLNIASSQYEGRQETSLPLQIDLNSSGKVIKSDNPETDHSQLPPSHNTVPVWLYGLIDSRPQPAAATKPVPPNAVPDDLELTLAPRPRDRKKSSPTSLLIGAISVV from the exons ATGGGCAGAAAGTGCTCACATTGTGGAAACATAGGCCATAATTCAAGGACCTGTATCAGTTACAAGGGCACCGTTGTTGGCGGACTCAGGCTCTTTGGGGTGCAACTTGACCTATCTTCATCTTCTATTGCTATGAAGAAGAGTTTTAGCATGGAGAGCTTGCCGTCATCATTAGCCtcgtcaccttccccatcttctTCATTATGCTCATCACGAGTTTCAATGGATGAGAATTCTGATAAAGCCATGAATGGCTATCTCTCTGATGGTCTTATAGCTAGAAGCCAAGAGAGGAAGAAGGGTGAGCCTGGAATGAATTCTATTCTTGTTATCACTATGTTTGACATTAACA GAGTCCCATGGACAGAGGAGGAGCATCGGACGTTTCTAGCTGGGCTTGAGAAGCTAGGGAAGGGTGACTGGAGGGGGATCTCTAGAAACTTTGTGACTACAAGAACTCCAACCCAAGTGGCCAGCCATGCTCAGAAGTATTTTCTCCGACAGGCGACCCTCAGCAAGAAGAAGCGGCGTTCAAGCCTCTTCGACATG GTTGGGAATAGCAACATGGCTGGTCAACATGTATACAGTTTTTGTCCCAAACCGAGCGATCACATTCCCACACAATACCTCAACATAGCAAGCTCTCAATATGAAGGTCGCCAGGAAACCTCTCTGCCCCTGCAGATAGACCTTAATTCCTCTGGAAAAGTTATTAAATCAGATAATCCAGAAACTGACCATTCTCAACTACCTCCATCCCATAATACCGTGCCAGTTTGGCTATATGGATTGATCGATTCCCGACCACAGCCTGCAGCTGCAACAAAACCCGTTCCTCCAAATGCAGTACCTGATGATCTAGAGCTCACACTTGCTCCTAGGCCTCGGGATCGAAAGAAATCATCCCCAACTTCCCTTTTAATTGGAGCAATTAGTGTTGTCTAA
- the LOC100247499 gene encoding transcription factor MYBS3 isoform X3, with the protein MSSSNGVPWTEEEHRTFLAGLEKLGKGDWRGISRNFVTTRTPTQVASHAQKYFLRQATLSKKKRRSSLFDMVGNSNMAGQHVYSFCPKPSDHIPTQYLNIASSQYEGRQETSLPLQIDLNSSGKVIKSDNPETDHSQLPPSHNTVPVWLYGLIDSRPQPAAATKPVPPNAVPDDLELTLAPRPRDRKKSSPTSLLIGAISVV; encoded by the exons ATGTCCTCAAGTAATG GAGTCCCATGGACAGAGGAGGAGCATCGGACGTTTCTAGCTGGGCTTGAGAAGCTAGGGAAGGGTGACTGGAGGGGGATCTCTAGAAACTTTGTGACTACAAGAACTCCAACCCAAGTGGCCAGCCATGCTCAGAAGTATTTTCTCCGACAGGCGACCCTCAGCAAGAAGAAGCGGCGTTCAAGCCTCTTCGACATG GTTGGGAATAGCAACATGGCTGGTCAACATGTATACAGTTTTTGTCCCAAACCGAGCGATCACATTCCCACACAATACCTCAACATAGCAAGCTCTCAATATGAAGGTCGCCAGGAAACCTCTCTGCCCCTGCAGATAGACCTTAATTCCTCTGGAAAAGTTATTAAATCAGATAATCCAGAAACTGACCATTCTCAACTACCTCCATCCCATAATACCGTGCCAGTTTGGCTATATGGATTGATCGATTCCCGACCACAGCCTGCAGCTGCAACAAAACCCGTTCCTCCAAATGCAGTACCTGATGATCTAGAGCTCACACTTGCTCCTAGGCCTCGGGATCGAAAGAAATCATCCCCAACTTCCCTTTTAATTGGAGCAATTAGTGTTGTCTAA
- the LOC100242296 gene encoding probable acyl-[acyl-carrier-protein]--UDP-N-acetylglucosamine O-acyltransferase, mitochondrial isoform X1, translated as MLRIGGILRPLSAVTLRCFSRTFSSSYVSEKSSVDALYPSFFHPTAVVHPDAVIGQGVSIGPFCTVGPSAKLGDGCQLYPGSHIFGDTELGKQCVLMTGAVVGDDLPGRTVIGCNNIIGYHAVVGVKCQDMKYKPVDECFLDVGDNNEIREHTSIHRSSMSSERTVIGDNNLIMGSCHIAHDCKLGNNNIFANNTLLAGHVVVEDYAHTAGAVVVHQFCRIGSFSFIGGGSVLSKDVPKYMMVSGERAELRGLNFEGLRRRGFSDTEIKSLRTAYRKLFMSIDAKSGSFEERLAEVEQHEELAHVPIVSSMVQSIRDSFTENGRGICTFRHWTGS; from the exons ATGTTGAGAATCGGCGGAATTCTGAGGCCACTCTCAGCAGTCACCCTGCGATGTTTCTCTAGAACCTTCTCTTCTTCCT ATGTTTCGGAAAAGAGCAGTGTTGATGCGCTATACCCTAGCTTCTTTCATCCCACAGCGGTTGTTCATCCTGATGCAGTAATCGGACAG GGGGTTTCGATTGGTCCTTTTTGTACAGTTGGGCCTTCTGCAAAGCTTGGGGATGGTTGTCAGCTATATCCAGGAAGCCATATTTTTGGAGATACAGAATTGGGGAAGCAATGCGTTTTGATGAC TGGTGCGGTGGTAGGTGATGATCTTCCAGGGCGTACAGTTATTGGATGCAACAACATCATAGGATATCATGCTGTGGTTGGTGTCAAATGCCAAGACATGAAATACAAG CCGGTTGATGAATGTTTCCTTGATGTTGGTGACAATAATGAGATCAGAGAACACACATCTATCCATCGATCTTCAATGTCTAGTGAAAGAACA GTCATTGGTGATAACAATCTTATTATGGGATCTTGTCATATTGCCCATGACTGCAAATTGGGTAACAACAATATTTTTGCAAATAATACCCTTCTAGCAGGTCATGTTGTGGTGGAA GATTATGCGCACACTGCAGGGGCTGTTGTTGTTCACCAATTTTGCCGTATTggctcattttctttcataggTGGTGGTTCTGTG CTTTCAAAAGATGTCCCAAAATACATGATGGTGTCTGGAGAAAGAGCTGAGCTCCGTGGTTTGAATTTTGAGGGTCTTCGACGTCGTGGATTCTCAGACACAGAG ATCAAGAGCCTGAGAACAGCATACCGAAAATTATTCATGTCCATTGATGCAAAATCTGGGAGTTTTGAGGAACGTCTTGCTGAAGTG GAGCAGCATGAAGAACTGGCTCATGTTCCTATTGTATCTTCCATGGTACAATCCATTCGTGATTCTTTTACAGAAAATGGTCGTGGAATTTGCACGTTCAGGCATTGGACTGGCTCTTGA
- the LOC100242296 gene encoding probable acyl-[acyl-carrier-protein]--UDP-N-acetylglucosamine O-acyltransferase, mitochondrial isoform X2 encodes MLRIGGILRPLSAVTLRCFSRTFSSSYVSEKSSVDALYPSFFHPTAVVHPDAVIGQGVSIGPFCTVGPSAKLGDGCQLYPGSHIFGDTELGKQCVLMTGAVVGDDLPGRTVIGCNNIIGYHAVVGVKCQDMKYKPVDECFLDVGDNNEIREHTSIHRSSMSSERTVIGDNNLIMGSCHIAHDCKLGNNNIFANNTLLAGHVVVEDYAHTAGAVVVHQFCRIGSFSFIGGGSVLSKDVPKYMMVSGERAELRGLNFEGLRRRGFSDTEDL; translated from the exons ATGTTGAGAATCGGCGGAATTCTGAGGCCACTCTCAGCAGTCACCCTGCGATGTTTCTCTAGAACCTTCTCTTCTTCCT ATGTTTCGGAAAAGAGCAGTGTTGATGCGCTATACCCTAGCTTCTTTCATCCCACAGCGGTTGTTCATCCTGATGCAGTAATCGGACAG GGGGTTTCGATTGGTCCTTTTTGTACAGTTGGGCCTTCTGCAAAGCTTGGGGATGGTTGTCAGCTATATCCAGGAAGCCATATTTTTGGAGATACAGAATTGGGGAAGCAATGCGTTTTGATGAC TGGTGCGGTGGTAGGTGATGATCTTCCAGGGCGTACAGTTATTGGATGCAACAACATCATAGGATATCATGCTGTGGTTGGTGTCAAATGCCAAGACATGAAATACAAG CCGGTTGATGAATGTTTCCTTGATGTTGGTGACAATAATGAGATCAGAGAACACACATCTATCCATCGATCTTCAATGTCTAGTGAAAGAACA GTCATTGGTGATAACAATCTTATTATGGGATCTTGTCATATTGCCCATGACTGCAAATTGGGTAACAACAATATTTTTGCAAATAATACCCTTCTAGCAGGTCATGTTGTGGTGGAA GATTATGCGCACACTGCAGGGGCTGTTGTTGTTCACCAATTTTGCCGTATTggctcattttctttcataggTGGTGGTTCTGTG CTTTCAAAAGATGTCCCAAAATACATGATGGTGTCTGGAGAAAGAGCTGAGCTCCGTGGTTTGAATTTTGAGGGTCTTCGACGTCGTGGATTCTCAGACACAGAG GATCTCTAG
- the LOC100242363 gene encoding inactive protein kinase SELMODRAFT_444075, which translates to MGLNFLGGMNLQQKHGGGGGKKNCSDVADKVVVVVAVKASREIPRRALVWALTHVVQPGDCIMLLVVIPPHSHGKKLWGFPRFSSDCTTGQRKFHSGTSSDQKDDITDTCSQMMLQLHDVYDPDMINVKIKIVSGSRSGVVAAEAKSVQTNWIVLDKRLKHEAKHCMEELQCNLVVMKRSRPKVLRLNLTGSSKKEPEVACPLQSISEASEGHLKNKHDDMPNAIRGPVVTPASSPEHGTTFTSTDIGTSSMSSSDPGNSPFFIPRISRDLKMEDALTTEGNPLLDESDSDTDSEKLGPRTRLCFQTWLVENILSSGGEFSKHLVEGSRKPSDKALAFKSGMLLDKFSQLDPEPEVGVLNYKFDLESGINVREVISLSGNTPPGPPPLCSICQHKAPVFGKPPRWFTYAELELATGGFSHVNFLAEGGFGSVHRGILPDGQVVAVKQHKLASSQGDLEFCSEVEVLSCAQHRNVVMLIGFCVEDGRRLLVYEYICNGSLDSHLYGRDRGLLEWSARQKIAVGAARGLRYLHEECRVGCIVHRDMRPNNILITHDFEPLVGDFGLARWQPDGDMGVETRIIGTFGYLSPEYAQSGQITEKADVYSFGVVLVELITGRKAMDINRPKGQQCLTEWARPLLEQCAIDELVDPRLRNCYSEKEVSGMLHCASLCIQRDPHSRPRMSQVLRILEGDIFMNSTGYMSKNLAYDVGNSREGMWPEQLQQHQRYSGPISNGAAQRARRSAHWERRSVDGFM; encoded by the exons ATGGGTTTGAATTTCCTTGGTGGGATGAACCTGCAACAGAAGCACGGTGGTGGTGGGGGGAAGAAGAACTGCTCAGATGTGGCTGATaaagttgttgttgttgttgctgttAAGGCTTCAAGGGAAATCCCAAGAAGGGCTCTTGTGTGGGCTTTGACTCATGTTGTTCAGCCTGGGGATTGCATTATGCTTCTGGTGGTCATCCCTCCTCACAGCCATG GTAAAAAACTATGGGGTTTTCCAAGATTTAGTAGTGATTGTACAACTGGTCAGAGGAAGTTTCATTCAGGAACCAGCTCAGATCAGAAGGATGATATTACAGATACATGCTCCCAAATGATGCTTCAACTCCATGATGTTTACGACCCTGATATG ATAAATGTGAAGATAAAAATTGTTTCTGGCTCACGATCTGGAGTAGTGGCAGCTGAAGCCAAGAGTGTTCAAACAAACTGGATTGTCTTGGATAA ACGGCTGAAGCATGAAGCAAAGCACTGCATGGAAGAGCTGCAATGCAACCTAGTGGTTATGAAACGATCTCGACCAAAGGTTCTTCGTTTGAATTTGACTGGATCATCAAAGAAGGAACCTGAAGTGGCTTGCCCATTACAGTCAATATCAGAAGCATCTGAAGGACATCTAAAAAATAAGCATGATGACATGCCAAATGCGATCCGAGGTCCTGTTGTCACTCCAGCAAGTAGTCCAGAACATGGGACAACATTCACTTCGACTGACATTGGAACTTCATCAATGTCAAGCTCAGATCCAGGGAATTCACCTTTTTTCATTCCCAGAATTAGCAGGGACCTGAAGATGGAGGATGCATTAACCACTGAAGGTAACCCACTTTTGGATGAATCTGACTCTGATACAGACAGTGAAAAGCTGGGTCCTCGAACAAGGTTATGTTTCCAGACATGGCTGGTGGAGAATATTCTCAGTTCTGGTGGTGAATTCTCAAAGCATTTGGTGGAAGGTTCACGAAAACCCAGCGATAAAGCTCTAGCTTTCAAATCTGGTATGTTGCTGGACAAGTTCTCCCAACTTGATCCAGAACCTGAAGTTGGAGTGCTGAACTATAAGTTTGACCTGGAGTCAGGTATAAATGTGAGAGAAGTAATTTCATTATCTGGAAATACACCTCCTGGACCTCCTCCACTGTGTTCAATTTGTCAGCATAAGGCGCCTGTATTTGGAAAACCTCCAAGGTGGTTCACCTATGCTGAGCTAGAACTTGCTACAGGTGGATTTTCACATGTTAATTTCTTGGCAGAAGGTGGATTTGGTTCTGTGCATAGAGGGATCTTACCAGATGGTCAGGTTGTTGCTGTTAAGCAACATAAATTGGCTAGTTCTCAGGGTGATCTCGAATTTTGCTCAGAAGTGGAGGTCCTAAGCTGTGCACAGCATCGCAATGTTGTGATGCTAATCGGGTTCTGTGTGGAGGATGGAAGAAGGTTGCTGGTTTATGAATATATCTGCAATGGGTCTTTGGATTCCCATCTTTATG GACGTGATCGAGGTCTGCTAGAATGGTCTGCACGACAAAAAATTGCAGTTGGAGCTGCTCGAGGATTGAGATATCTTCATGAAGAATGCAGAGTGGGTTGTATTGTCCACCGCGATATGCGGCCTAACAATATCCTCATCACGCATGATTTTGAACCATTA GTTGGAGATTTTGGACTGGCAAGGTGGCAGCCAGATGGAGACATGGGAGTGGAAACACGAATAATTGGAACATTTGG GTACCTGTCTCCAGAATATGCTCAAAGTGGCCAAATCACAGAAAAAGCTGATGTATACTCCTTTGGAGTAGTGTTGGTGGAGCTCATTACAGGACGGAAAGCTATGGATATAAACCGGCCAAAGGGTCAGCAGTGCCTCACTGAATGG GCACGCCCTTTGCTAGAACAATGTGCCATTGATGAACTGGTTGACCCACGCCTAAGGAACTGCTATTCGGAGAAAGAAGTTTCTGGCATGCTGCATTGTGCCTCCTTGTGCATCCAACGGGATCCTCATTCTAGGCCCCGCATGTCTCAG GTGCTTCGAATATTAGAGGGTGATATTTTCATGAACTCGACTGGTTATATGTCAAAAAACTTGGCCTATGATGTGGGGAACAGCAGGGAAGGGATGTGGCCAGAACAGCTGCAACAGCATCAACGATACAGTGGCCCAATCTCAAATGGAGCAGCCCAAAGAGCTCGAAGATCAGCTCACTGGGAGCGAAGAAGTGTAGACGGCTTCATGTGA
- the LOC100264589 gene encoding protein EFFECTOR OF TRANSCRIPTION 2 → MVTTEPPIVSRLKREDCKRTKHDSEFTKWKILVGPSDWEDHSSRKEGAERYRVHNLPLCCHCPGVYELGISVSPTGLGREVGKLDPAHIVVVYLGQAEDIRARLQHYGRSGAHLAKVDSTGNPNNCKNMPLQRGSGLFEGIFSRGYSIVFRWAPIESKRDAERTESRLLKTFDYAWNKGSNGARRPSDVLRKLEKTSSSTPPFPSITRKFQMLGQKQVGIIIKASKPFLQENGLSTDQDINSLLARVFKFGRSQPRLVSDRVGVTGNYNSTCGVALGDGTICERPPVEGRKRCAEHKGMKTKSSFSKPIVERKPQMVDLNRESEGHSAQSYGYTVNFQLVGGKCPVNKDFTIICGVILDDGFPCKRQPVLGRKRCEEHKGMRTNVSISNSTVGKSHHTYESKLQPQVLPDCRSFSNTDYGITCGVDLGHGIFCKRLAVAGRKRCEEHKGMRINSLISTLAGEDKSHALDMGSGFITYNNSNYNHTSTCGMTLGDGSICKRQPVEGNKRCWQHKGMRVNCSSSWFGSETTLCGVLLRNGSVCSRVPAHGRKRCEQHKGMRL, encoded by the exons ATGGTGACGACTGAGCCACCCATCGTCTCCAGGTTGAAGAGGGAAGATTGTAAACGCACCAAACACGACTCTGAGTTCACCAAATGGAAG ATTCTTGTTGGGCCTTCTGATTGGGAAGACCATTCGTCGAGGAAGGAAGGAGCAGAGAGATACAGAGTTCACAACCTCCCCTTATGCTGTCATTGTCCAGGAGTGTATGAGCTTGGCATAAGCGTGTCTCCCACTGGTTTAGGTCGTGAGGTTGGCAAGCTTGACCCTGCTCACATTGTTGTGGTTTACCTTGGACAAGCCGAAGATATTAGGGCAAGGCTCCAGCATTATGGTCGTTCAGGTGCTCATTTGGCTAAAGTTGACTCAACTGGTAACCCAAATAACTGTAAGAATATGCCTCTCCAAAGAGGGTCTGGATTGTTTGAAGGGATATTCTCAAGAGGTTACTCCATCGTCTTTAGATGGGCTCCA ATAGAAAGCAAGAGGGATGCTGAGAGAACAGAATCTCGGCTGCTCAAGACATTTGATTATGCATGGAACAAAGGCAGTAATGGTGCACGTCGCCCCAGTGATGTCCTCAGGAAACTTGAGAAAACTTCTTCAAGCACTCCCCCATTTCCTAGTATTACTAGGAAGTTTCAAATGCTTGGCCAGAAGCAAGTGGGCATCATAATCAAAGCTAGCAAGCCATTTTTGCAGGAGAATGGGCTCAGTACTGATCAGGACATCAATTCTCTGCTTGCCCGAGTTTTCAAATTTGGCAGATCACAGCCACGATTAGTCTCAGACAGAGTTGGTGTTACTGGTAACTATAATAGTACTTGTGGGGTGGCTTTAGGTGATGGAACAATTTGTGAAAGGCCACCAGTTGAAGGAAGAAAGCGGTGCGCTGAACACAAAGGAATGAAGACGAAGAGCTCCTTCTCAAAGCCGATTGTAGAAAGGAAACCACAAATGGTTGATTTAAACCGAGAGTCTGAAGGTCACAGTGCCCAGAGTTATGGCTATACAGTGAATTTTCAACTGGTTGGGGGCAAATGTCCTGTGAATAAGGACTTCACCATTATTTGTGGAGTTATCTTGGATGATGGCTTTCCTTGTAAAAGGCAACCAGTTCTAGGGAGGAAAAGGTGTGAAGAGCATAAAGGAATGAGAACCAACGTTTCAATTTCAAACTCCACAGTAGGGAAATCCCATCACACATATGAAAGCAAGTTGCAGCCCCAAGTTCTCCCAGACTGCAGGTCTTTTTCCAACACGGACTACGGTATTACTTGTGGAGTGGATTTAGGTCATGGGATTTTCTGTAAAAGACTGGCTGTTGCTGGAAGAAAAAGGTGTGAGGAGCATAAAGGAATGAGGATCAACAGCCTCATCTCTACGCTAGCAGGCGAAGACAAATCCCATGCTTTGGATATGGGTTCAGGATTCATCACTTATAACAACTCGAATTATAACCATACTTCAACCTGTGGGATGACCTTAGGTGATGGTTCTATCTGCAAGAGACAACCAGTGGAAGGAAACAAGAGATGTTGGCAGCACAAAGGCATGAGGGTCAATTGTTCCTCCTCTTGGTTTGGATCAGAAACAACTTTATGTGGCGTACTCCTACGGAATGGATCTGTGTGCAGCAGAGTCCCTGCCCATGGAAGGAAGAGGTGTGAGCAGCACAAGGGGATGAGGCTATGA
- the LOC100264650 gene encoding serine acetyltransferase 5, which translates to MNGNLHRLCNQFDVLNMPAGELRHPSILPATESGEDEAWLWTQIKAEARRDAESEPALASYLYSTILSHSSLERSLSFHLGNKLCSSTLLSTLLYDLFLDTFSKDAELRSATVADLRANHMRDPACVSFSHCLLNYKGFLACQAHRVAHRLWTQMRRPLALALQSRIADVFAVDIHPAARIGKGILFDHATGVVVGETAVIGNNVSILHHVTLGGTGKAGGDRHPKIGDGVLIGAGATILGNIKIGEGAKIGAGSVVLIDVPARTTAVGNPARLVGGKEKPARHEDVPGESMDHTSFISEWSDYII; encoded by the coding sequence ATGAACGGAAACCTCCATCGTTTGTGTAATCAATTCGACGTCCTCAATATGCCTGCTGGAGAACTTCGGCACCCTTCGATACTGCCGGCCACTGAGTCTGGAGAAGACGAGGCCTGGCTTTGGACTCAGATCAAAGCCGAAGCGCGTCGAGACGCTGAGTCGGAACCCGCACTCGCGAGTTACCTCTACTCAACGATTCTCTCTCACTCGTCGCTCGAACGCTCTCTCTCATTTCACCTCGGCAACAAGCTCTGCTCCTCGACTCTGCTCTCTACTCTCCTCTACGATCTATTCCTGGACACCTTCTCCAAAGATGCGGAGCTGCGATCCGCCACCGTCGCCGATCTACGCGCCAATCATATGCGTGACCCGGCCTGCGTGTCGTTCTCGCATTGTCTCCTGAATTACAAGGGTTTTCTGGCTTGCCAGGCTCACAGAGTGGCTCACAGGCTCTGGACTCAGATGAGGCGGCCGCTCGCGCTCGCGCTTCAGTCGCGGATTGCTGACGTGTTCGCGGTGGATATCCACCCGGCGGCGAGGATTGGGAAGGGGATTCTGTTTGATCACGCCACCGGAGTGGTGGTCGGAGAGACGGCGGTGATCGGTAACAATGTATCGATTCTGCATCACGTGACGCTCGGCGGCACGGGCAAGGCCGGCGGTGACCGCCATCCAAAAATCGGAGATGGAGTTCTGATTGGAGCGGGAGCAACGATTCTGGGGAACATAAAGATCGGGGAGGGAGCGAAGATAGGAGCGGGGTCGGTGGTGCTGATCGATGTGCCGGCGAGGACAACGGCGGTTGGGAATCCGGCGAGGCTAGTGGGAGGGAAAGAGAAGCCTGCGAGGCATGAGGACGTGCCTGGTGAATCGATGGATCATACATCGTTCATTTCTGAGTGGTCAGATTATATCATCTGA
- the LOC100259416 gene encoding pentatricopeptide repeat-containing protein At2g15690, mitochondrial, translating into MASLMSLNRTGNSIITSNFKARIPAHSSALPLKPISSSPQKPPLKLLCTYALPNHQPTNKPRVFRRQTNSTHPPKQHNGQNLTGTQLNNANYPQTENFTVVHSGVDLMGLCEEGKIREAVEYMGQGVCAEYGVFCAMLSSCGKTKSLEVGRRVHDLLARSKFGGDVELNNKLIEMYGRCGSMRDARRVFDRMRERNMSSWHLMINGYAANGQGRDGLLLFERMRKVGLRPVGETFVAVLSACGSVEEGLMYFELMKKECGIIPGIEHYLGVIDVLGKFGHINEAEEFVDKMPIEPTAEVWEALRNFARIHGAIELEDRAEEMLAALDPSKAITDKIPTPPQKKQLAVNMLEGKNRVSEYRSTNPYKGDAYEKLKGLNGQMREAGYVPDTRYVLHDIDQEAKEQALLYHSERLAIAYGLISTPARTPLRIIKNLRICGDCHNAIKIMSKIVGRELIVRDNKRFHHFKDGKCSCGDYW; encoded by the coding sequence ATGGCGTCTCTGATGTCCCTCAATCGCACTGGAAACTCCATAATCACTTCCAATTTCAAGGCTCGAATCCCCGCTCACTCTTCTGCCTTACCTCTCAAGCCCATCTCTTCTTCTCCTCAAAAACCCCCTCTAAAACTCCTCTGCACCTACGCTCTTCCCAACCACCAACCCACTAATAAGCCCCGAGTCTTCCGCCGCCAAACCAACAGCACACACCCTCCGAAACAACACAATGGTCAAAACCTGACTGGTACTCAGCTCAACAATGCCAACTACCCACAAACCGAAAACTTCACGGTAGTACATTCTGGGGTTGATCTGATGGGGTTGTGCGAAGAGGGGAAGATTAGAGAAGCTGTTGAGTATATGGGTCAAGGTGTTTGTGCTGAGTATGGGGTTTTTTGTGCAATGTTGAGTTCGTGTGGGAAAACGAAATCGCTTGAAGTAGGGAGAAGGGTTCATGACTTGTTGGCGAGGTCGAAATTCGGTGGGGATGTTGAATTGAATAATAAATTGATTGAAATGTATGGGAGGTGTGGGAGTATGAGAGATGCGCGCAGGGTGTTTGATAGAATGCGCGAACGGAATATGAGTTCGTGGCATTTAATGATAAATGGGTATGCTGCGAATGGGCAGGGAAGGGATGGATTGTTGTTGTTTGAGCGAATGAGGAAGGTGGGGTTGCGTCCGGTTGGAGAGACTTTTGTGGCAGTGTTGTCGGCGTGTGGTAGTGTAGAAGAAGGATTAATGTACTTcgaattgatgaagaaagagTGTGGAATTATACCAGGGATAGAGCATTATCTAGGAGTTATAGATGTTCTTGGGAAATTTGGTCATATCAATGAAGCAGAGGAGTTTGTTGATAAAATGCCAATTGAACCCACTGCAGAAGTTTGGGAGGCATTGAGAAATTTTGCTCGAATACATGGAGCTATCGAGCTTGAAGACCGGGCCGAGGAGATGTTGGCTGCTCTTGATCCCTCTAAGGCCATCACGGACAAGATCCCAACGCCACCACAGAAAAAGCAGTTGGCAGTCAACATGCTTGAGGGCAAGAACAGGGTCAGTGAGTACCGGAGCACAAATCCTTACAAGGGAGATGCGTATGAGAAATTAAAAGGATTGAATGGGCAGATGAGAGAAGCCGGTTATGTCCCTGACACAAGATATGTGCTTCATGACATTGATCAGGAGGCAAAAGAACAGGCCTTGCTCTATCACAGCGAGCGATTAGCAATTGCATATGGCCTGATCAGTACTCCAGCTAGAACACCTCTCAGGATCATTAAGAATCTTCGAATTTGTGGCGATTGCCACAATGCAATAAAAATTATGTCAAAGATTGTTGGGAGGGAGCTAATTGTTAGGGATAATAAGCGGTTTCATCACTTCAAGGACGGCAAATGCTCTTGTGGGGATTACTGGTAA